A single window of Drosophila suzukii chromosome 3, CBGP_Dsuzu_IsoJpt1.0, whole genome shotgun sequence DNA harbors:
- the Mlc1 gene encoding myosin light chain alkali isoform X2, which yields MADVPKREVENVEFVFEVMGSPGEGIDAVDLGDALRALNLNPTLALIEKMGGTKKRNEKKIKLDEFLPIYSQVKKEKEQGCYEDFIECLKLYDKEENGTMMLAELQHALLALGENLDDEQVESLFADCMDPEDDEGFIPYSPFLARMCDRPDQLK from the exons ATG GCTGATGTTCCAAAGCGTGAAGTTGAAA ATGTCGAATTCGTTTTCGAAGTCATGGGCTCCCCCGGCGAGGGCATCGATGCCGTCGACCTAGGTGATGCCCTCCGCGCCCTGAACTTGAACCCCACCTTGGCGCTGATCGAGAAGATGGGCGGCACCAAGAAGCGCAACGAGAAGAAGATCAAGTTGGATGAGTTCCTGCCCATCTACTCACAGGTCAAGAAGGAGAAGGAGCAGGGCTGCTACGAGGACTTCATTGAGTGCTTGAAGCTCTACGACAAGGAGGAGAACGGCACCATGATGCTGGCTGAGCTGCAGCACGCCCTGCTGGCGCTTG GTGAGAACCTGGATGACGAGCAGGTTGAGTCTCTGTTCGCCGACTGCATGGATCCCGAGGATGATGAAGGATTTATCCCCTACTCTC CATTCCTCGCCAGAATGTGTGACAGACCAGATCAGCTAAAATAG
- the Mlc1 gene encoding myosin light chain alkali isoform X1 — MADVPKREVENVEFVFEVMGSPGEGIDAVDLGDALRALNLNPTLALIEKMGGTKKRNEKKIKLDEFLPIYSQVKKEKEQGCYEDFIECLKLYDKEENGTMMLAELQHALLALGENLDDEQVESLFADCMDPEDDEGFIPYSQFVQRLMSDPVVFD, encoded by the exons ATG GCTGATGTTCCAAAGCGTGAAGTTGAAA ATGTCGAATTCGTTTTCGAAGTCATGGGCTCCCCCGGCGAGGGCATCGATGCCGTCGACCTAGGTGATGCCCTCCGCGCCCTGAACTTGAACCCCACCTTGGCGCTGATCGAGAAGATGGGCGGCACCAAGAAGCGCAACGAGAAGAAGATCAAGTTGGATGAGTTCCTGCCCATCTACTCACAGGTCAAGAAGGAGAAGGAGCAGGGCTGCTACGAGGACTTCATTGAGTGCTTGAAGCTCTACGACAAGGAGGAGAACGGCACCATGATGCTGGCTGAGCTGCAGCACGCCCTGCTGGCGCTTG GTGAGAACCTGGATGACGAGCAGGTTGAGTCTCTGTTCGCCGACTGCATGGATCCCGAGGATGATGAAGGATTTATCCCCTACTCTC aGTTCGTCCAGCGCCTGATGAGCGATCCAGTCGTCTTCGACTAA